The Tardiphaga alba genome includes a window with the following:
- the ccoN gene encoding cytochrome-c oxidase, cbb3-type subunit I, which translates to MIAHLTTSERQLALILLLGTLVCGLAMAIAGSKDPLGVHGAIIMLAAIAGIFAIINVYYAPEPDEVRLALYYDDPTKVAVVLAMVWAVVGMLVGDIVAWQLVFPDMTFDAGWASFGRLRPVHTSGVIFGFGGNALIGTSLYVLQRTSRARLPDQLSPWFVLMGYNLFCVLAATGYLMGVTQSKEYAEPEWYADLLLEVVWVVYFIIYMRTLARRKEPHIYVANWYYMAFILVVAILHTVNNLAMPVSLGHAKSYSAFAGVQDAMTEWWYGHNAVAFFLTSGFLGMMYYFLPVRAGRPIYSYRMSIISFWGITFMYMWVGSHHLHYTALPQWVQTLGMTFSLMLLIPSWGSAANALLTLNGAWHKVRDDATLRFMMVAAVFYGITTFEGSFMAIRSVNSLSHYTDWTVGHVHAGALGWVAMITFGSIYAMVPWLWKRERMYSPVLVEWHFWLAVAGLLTYVFAMWNSGIIQGLMWRTYNSSGTLSYSFIETVVAMKPYYVARAVGGFFFLSGAVIGLYNVWMTIRTEDQPADSRAADRPLPQPATPALQPGE; encoded by the coding sequence ATGATCGCTCACTTGACGACGTCGGAACGTCAACTCGCGCTGATCCTGCTACTGGGCACGCTTGTTTGCGGTCTTGCGATGGCGATTGCCGGCTCGAAGGATCCGCTCGGCGTCCATGGTGCGATCATCATGCTTGCAGCGATCGCCGGCATCTTCGCCATCATCAATGTGTATTACGCGCCGGAGCCAGACGAGGTGCGTCTCGCGCTGTATTACGATGATCCCACCAAGGTCGCCGTCGTTCTCGCGATGGTCTGGGCTGTTGTCGGCATGCTGGTCGGCGACATCGTCGCCTGGCAGCTCGTCTTTCCCGATATGACCTTCGATGCCGGCTGGGCGAGCTTCGGTCGCCTTCGCCCGGTTCATACCAGCGGAGTCATTTTTGGTTTCGGCGGCAATGCGTTGATCGGCACATCGCTTTATGTATTGCAGCGAACCTCTCGCGCGCGGCTGCCGGATCAGCTCAGCCCGTGGTTCGTGCTGATGGGCTACAATCTGTTCTGCGTCCTCGCCGCTACCGGCTATCTGATGGGCGTCACCCAGTCGAAGGAATATGCCGAACCGGAATGGTACGCCGACCTCCTGCTGGAAGTCGTCTGGGTCGTCTATTTCATCATCTACATGCGGACGCTGGCGCGGCGGAAGGAGCCGCATATCTACGTCGCCAACTGGTATTACATGGCGTTCATCCTGGTGGTGGCGATCCTGCACACCGTCAACAATCTCGCGATGCCGGTCTCGCTCGGCCACGCCAAGAGCTATTCGGCCTTTGCCGGCGTGCAGGATGCGATGACCGAATGGTGGTACGGCCACAACGCCGTCGCCTTCTTCCTCACCTCCGGCTTTCTCGGCATGATGTATTACTTCCTGCCGGTGCGGGCAGGGCGGCCGATCTATTCCTACCGGATGTCGATCATCTCGTTCTGGGGCATCACCTTCATGTATATGTGGGTGGGCTCGCATCACCTGCATTACACGGCGCTGCCGCAATGGGTGCAGACCCTGGGCATGACCTTTTCGCTGATGTTGTTGATCCCGTCCTGGGGCTCGGCCGCGAATGCGTTGCTCACACTGAATGGCGCGTGGCACAAGGTGCGCGACGACGCCACGCTGCGCTTCATGATGGTGGCCGCGGTGTTCTACGGCATCACCACATTCGAGGGGTCGTTCATGGCGATCCGTTCGGTGAACTCGCTATCGCATTACACCGACTGGACCGTCGGCCACGTCCATGCCGGCGCGCTCGGCTGGGTGGCGATGATCACCTTCGGTTCGATCTATGCCATGGTGCCGTGGCTGTGGAAGCGCGAGCGGATGTATTCACCGGTGCTGGTGGAGTGGCATTTCTGGCTCGCAGTGGCCGGCCTGCTCACTTACGTCTTCGCCATGTGGAATTCAGGCATCATCCAGGGCCTGATGTGGCGCACCTATAACAGCAGCGGCACGCTGTCTTATTCCTTCATCGAGACGGTGGTCGCGATGAAGCCCTATTACGTTGCGCGCGCGGTCGGCGGTTTCTTCTTCCTCTCCGGCGCGGTGATCGGCCTCTACAATGTCTGGATGACCATCCGCACCGAGGATCAGCCGGCAGATAGCCGGGCGGCGGATCGTCCGCTGCCACAGCCGGCAACGCCAGCGCTGCAGCCGGGAGAATAA
- a CDS encoding FUSC family protein, producing the protein MSVVRKIFGALKRVFAYFRAHTIELGLGIRVTAAALSALVIALTVGLKLPLWAVLTSIIVTQMSVGRSLKATRDYLIGTIGGALYGGAVAILIPHANEGMLLLVLVLAVLPLAFIAAINPSLNVAPVTAIIVLLLPLMNHNTPLESAIDRVLEVTVGAITGLLVSFIVLPSRAHSQVRANAAQALDLIATALTELLAALTRGRDNETLHRLQDGIGHAITSLQAIGAEAERERAAHLSKGPDTGPLLRTTLRLRHDLVMIGRSTVVPLPSPLQIRLAGPLARVSEAMANFLHSTAIALRSGTGAPAIYPVQTALKLYGAEVAKLRQESLTRGLPGDMAERFFAIGFSLEQMRQNLRDLERCVSEWADVDPPIRGKKVIDAT; encoded by the coding sequence ATGTCCGTAGTTCGGAAAATCTTCGGGGCGTTGAAGCGCGTATTTGCCTATTTCCGCGCCCATACGATCGAACTTGGCCTCGGCATCCGGGTGACGGCGGCTGCTCTGAGCGCGCTGGTCATCGCGCTGACCGTCGGCCTCAAGCTGCCGCTCTGGGCGGTGCTGACCTCGATCATCGTCACCCAGATGAGCGTCGGACGCTCGTTGAAAGCGACGCGCGACTATCTGATCGGCACAATCGGTGGCGCCCTCTATGGCGGCGCTGTGGCGATCCTGATCCCGCACGCCAATGAAGGCATGTTGTTGCTCGTTCTGGTGCTGGCGGTGCTGCCGCTGGCCTTCATCGCCGCCATCAATCCCAGCCTCAATGTCGCCCCGGTGACGGCGATCATCGTGTTGCTGTTGCCGCTGATGAATCACAACACGCCGCTGGAATCGGCCATCGATCGCGTGCTTGAAGTCACTGTCGGCGCGATCACCGGATTGCTCGTGTCCTTCATCGTGCTGCCGTCGCGTGCGCATAGCCAGGTCCGGGCCAATGCGGCGCAGGCGCTCGATTTGATCGCGACGGCGCTCACCGAGCTTCTGGCCGCGCTGACGCGCGGCCGCGACAACGAAACCCTGCACAGGCTGCAGGATGGTATCGGTCACGCCATCACCAGCCTGCAGGCGATCGGCGCCGAAGCCGAGCGTGAACGCGCTGCCCATCTCTCGAAGGGGCCGGATACCGGTCCGTTGCTGCGCACGACGCTGCGCTTGCGGCATGACCTGGTGATGATCGGCCGCTCGACGGTGGTGCCGCTGCCATCGCCGCTGCAAATCAGGCTGGCTGGACCGCTGGCGCGAGTGAGCGAAGCGATGGCAAACTTCCTACACTCCACCGCCATTGCGCTGCGCAGCGGCACCGGCGCGCCCGCGATCTATCCGGTGCAGACAGCCCTGAAACTCTATGGCGCGGAAGTCGCAAAACTGCGCCAGGAGAGTCTTACGCGCGGCCTCCCCGGCGACATGGCCGAACGCTTCTTTGCCATCGGCTTTTCGCTGGAGCAGATGCGGCAGAATCTGCGCGATCTCGAGCGTTGCGTGTCCGAATGGGCAGATGTCGATCCGCCCATCCGGGGCAAGAAGGTCATTGACGCGACATGA
- a CDS encoding nuclear transport factor 2 family protein, translating into MAYDRSTVEAVIQHYFDGLYEADSDKLGAIFADSADLRWVENGELKVWSVPDWLAAVRKRVSAKSEGSARDDVIVSIDRSDEKTAFIKVRCQLPPRYFTDYLVAMKLADGWQIVSKSYRYDLKD; encoded by the coding sequence ATGGCCTATGATCGTTCGACTGTCGAAGCCGTGATCCAGCATTATTTCGACGGCCTCTATGAGGCCGATTCCGACAAGCTCGGTGCCATTTTCGCCGACAGCGCCGATCTGCGCTGGGTGGAGAATGGCGAGTTGAAAGTGTGGAGCGTGCCGGATTGGCTGGCCGCGGTCCGTAAGCGCGTCTCGGCGAAATCCGAAGGCAGCGCGCGGGATGATGTGATCGTCTCGATCGATCGCTCCGACGAAAAGACAGCCTTCATCAAGGTCCGCTGCCAGCTCCCGCCGCGCTACTTCACCGACTATCTGGTCGCGATGAAGCTCGCCGACGGCTGGCAGATCGTCTCGAAGTCCTACCGCTACGACCTGAAAGACTAA
- a CDS encoding DUF2867 domain-containing protein — protein sequence MVSAIQPAIDLNAFLPGAQFADAFSITTDTTTLTAREAAERMLGRSPWWVEVLMKLRDAVVAPFGLKTATSARHDRIEKVGFFPLLSEKPQQLVAGFNDSHLDFRVVIDVASTGGGQCVTATTIVLMHNWLGRTYLSIIKPFHRMVVRAMLKQVHTA from the coding sequence ATGGTTTCTGCAATTCAGCCTGCCATCGATCTGAATGCGTTTCTGCCAGGGGCACAGTTTGCCGATGCGTTCAGTATCACCACCGACACAACAACCCTTACAGCGCGTGAAGCTGCCGAACGCATGCTCGGCCGCTCGCCCTGGTGGGTCGAGGTGCTGATGAAGCTGCGCGATGCCGTCGTCGCGCCGTTCGGATTGAAGACCGCGACATCGGCGCGCCACGACAGGATCGAGAAAGTCGGTTTCTTTCCCTTGCTCAGCGAAAAACCGCAGCAACTGGTGGCCGGCTTCAATGACAGCCATCTCGATTTCCGCGTCGTGATCGATGTCGCGTCCACGGGCGGCGGCCAGTGCGTGACGGCAACTACCATCGTACTGATGCACAACTGGCTCGGCCGAACTTACCTCAGCATCATCAAGCCGTTCCACCGCATGGTCGTGCGCGCCATGCTGAAACAGGTGCATACCGCTTGA